The region ccagaactggacacaatattctaggtggggcctgaccaaagcagaatacagtggcactattacttctcttgatctagacactatacttctattgatgcagcctaaaatagcattggcctttttagctgccgcatcacactgttcactcatgttcaacttgtggtctacttggactcctagatcaaaccctgatcaccagaatccataatccacaaaacaatgagagctttattgggccaaccaaagtgTGCAAAATACATgtctgcaagctttcaaagctccactagcttcgtcatgggactgtgactctggagaccagggttcgattccctgctcagccatgaaacctgttAGACCtagggcaggtcacattctctcagactcagaagaaggcaacggcaaacctcctctgaacaaatcttaccaagaaaaccccatgataggtttgccctaaggTCACCATCAGCCAGgaatgacttgacagcaaacaacacCAGCAGTTATTTCTCCCAGGTGATAAGAGGTCCAGGATATGTATTGTACCCTCTTGCTATCTTCACTCATCAAATTTGTCATGGTAAAGGTGTAACATGAATGAAAGAAGAATGAATGTGTAGAGAGATACCAATTTCAGATGCAACTCAAGAACCCTTTCTGTAGGCTCCGTTCTTTCTGGGGTCTATCAAGATTCCTGAGCTCCAGGGTGACATAACAGTTTGAGTGCTGCACAAGGATagactccaggaaaccagggttcaaatcctcactgagccacagaaacccactggataaacCTGGCCAAGTCTcatcctctcagccttagatgaaggtaatggcaatcctcctctgactaaatctttctaagaaaactctatggcaGGATTATTGAGGGCTTATATGAACAATATCAGAGTCTAGCAATCTAGCTTGCTtactgtgtccctccagatgttgttgaactgcagctcccattatccctcaccgGTGACTATCCTGGCTTGGACTGCTGAAAGTTGTGGTCCGATGGCATCTGGAAAGATAttgttgcccatccctgatctagCATGCTGGACAACAGTGGTGGAGAACTTACAGTCCCCTACAATGAGGACCATAGAGTCTACATGTGGAGGAACTTCCATTCTCAGTGTATTTctcactgttggctatgctgtctgggtataatgggaattggagtccaacaatatctggagataCACTAGTTCTCTAGCCTTATTCTACCATGTGGCCTTCATGTGGCCTTCAGTCCTGATGCTGTGAGACACAATGAATATATCAGGGGATCATAGATataaaagagaccacaagaatcatccagtccaagcccctgccatgcaggaaaatgctATCAAAGCCACccttgacagatagccatccaggtTATGTTttgaaacctccaaagaagatccTTCCACTCTgagaaggagtgtcttccactgtcaaacagcccttactgtcaggaagttcttcttaatgttgaggtggaatctcttttcctcttagtttgaatccatttctctgggtcctagtctttagagcagcagaaaacaatatgactccatcctcaatatgaaatcccttcaagtaATGAAACATGGCTATCATTGTCACCCCTTAAACTTtgtttctccaggctaaacatatctggacactcctcatagggctttatggtttccagacctttcaccattttggtcaccctcctctggaaatgctccagcttctcaacatccttcctgaattgtggtgcctagaaagTTTTCCATGTAaagtctcaccaaagcagaatagatatgTAGAGCGATCTTCTAGcatctttgtgactaactgaaagaaagcagttggccgcatgaggtttcgtagacttaagtcttctcCCTGAGATGCACTTGAGATGCATCAGATGcgtctgagaaagtagactcaaatctacgaaagttcatgctaccagattctttctttcggtgagtctcaaaggtgctacaagatttcccaacatactgattctacagactaacacggctatatctttgaattctaccaaagcagaatagagtgaaacTATTGCTTCCTTCCATCTAGACACCATACTCTTgtttgatgtagcctagaatcacattggctttcttagcttcGGCATCACATTGGGCCGCGTTCAGCCTGTGgcccactaagactcctagaccccttccacatttgctgccATCAAGcaaagtgtcacccatcctatatgtgtATTTCAGTTTTGTTGCACATCTGTGGTATCTTATATGTGATGAAATGGGGTGGGCCACAAAAGCAGTGAAATGGCTACCATTGAAAGGGCTAGGTAGGACATGGTCTCAGGGCCTCCAACATGTACAAACTGTTGGGGTATCTGCCTATTCCCAATTCCCACCTTGATAGATGAGATTGTACTCTATATGCCGACCCCAAAGTGCTGCCTCTGCCCTAAAAGAAGACATGTGATAGTGGTGGGGTGCAAACCACCAAAAAGAGGCGCTTCCTCGGCGCCtctttttgctgcacaggagCACCGCTGCCTACAAAccgtgctgcgcagctgcgcagcaaagaaggagctgtaaaaagtggCTGCTTTTTGTGGCACGCAAAGCACCAAAGACAGCTCCAttacgtcacagctgtgcagcgccATTTGTAGGCGGTGCAGCTGCGATGTAATCATTGCACATACCATTTGTATGGTGCTGTGGAACTGCGTTGCACtgacgacgtgctagggttgcggggcgtgtgcacatgccgccctgaggcaaccctagcatgtcgtggacgcgctgcaaagggcccatctatacaggggCAGTGTTCACCAGACCAGGCCCAAACCTTCCCAAGAgcaaggactttttaaaaaggcaaaacacaACAGCCATCTTTGGAACTTTAACTTTATTTTCACAAGCTGTTCAGCAGCCCTTTTCGGAGAGCATCAGAGAAGATCAGTTGCTTCTCCAGACCTCTTGGCCATCTTTAAGGCACTTAGTGGCCGTGCTTGTGGTCGTGGTCGTGGTCGTGGGGGTGTTCGTGGTGGATGTGCTCATGAGTAGCAATGGCCACTTGGCAGATGAAGACCATGAATTCTCCAAAGGAGAGTTGTTTATCCTTGTTTTGGTCCAGCTTCTTGAACAATTCTTCAATCGCCTTGGGGTTCTTTTGATCCTGtggaaataatgaaaataatatcaTATATTAAAAACTCTTATTTATCTCTtgtttgaaattaaaaacaacaaaggtCAAATGTTATGGGTTTTAGGATTGCATCCGGACTCAAATGGAACCTCCTTAATGCTTCAAGGATGGAATTATAGACACTCCAGTAAAAGAAAATATCTAC is a window of Sceloporus undulatus isolate JIND9_A2432 ecotype Alabama unplaced genomic scaffold, SceUnd_v1.1 scaffold_267, whole genome shotgun sequence DNA encoding:
- the LOC121917703 gene encoding protein S100-A12-like, which codes for MSQTQMERALEDIINKFHAFSVRVGHFDTLTQKELSQLIHRELPNWLKDQKNPKAIEELFKKLDQNKDKQLSFGEFMVFICQVAIATHEHIHHEHPHDHDHDHKHGH